aaaattatttttagtgcCTATCTTAAGAGGATCAAACTTACAGAAAATTAGAAGCCTAGCAAACTCTGTTCTAGGCTGTGGCAAGATATGGTCAACTCCTTGCCATCGATTTGGAATAGAGACAAATTTGAGGTAGGAAATGGCTTGACAATATCCTTTTGGTATGATAGCTGGCTTGGTTTCGTCCctctaaagattttattttccaATCTCTATGCTCACTGCTATGGTAAAAAAGAAAATATGGTATCTTTCTACAATACAAGATATGGAACTTGGGGCattcgaactacttctttgactgtCTCTATTTTACAGGAAAAATCCAACTTACTGTCAATTCTCTCTGCTGTGTAGCTAAATATGAATAAAGATAAGATTATTTGGCAATTAGAACCTTCTGATAATTTTTCTTTATGTTCCCTATAGAACTTCCTTAGCTGCAGAGGTGTTAGAAGGTTCATGGTCAAGAAGATTTGGAAAAGTACTTTACCATAAAAGATTAAATGCTTGCTTGCTCTGGCTGGCATTCTCTAATAAACTAAATACCAAAGAACTAATTCAGAAAAAAAAGGGCAAAAATGTTGGTGGCTGTGTTCTGTGTGATGATGCAATTGAATCTTTGGATCATTTATTTATCAATTACTTTTTTGTTTGCAAAATCTGGTTTTGGATTGTGATAGGTTAAAAGCTCCTCTTGTATTGTCTACCTTATCACAACTTTGCTCTAATTGGTGTAAACAATATTTTAAATCCTTCAATCCAATCTTCATGCTTATGGCAACTATGATCTCAAGTTGTTGGAAGAAaagaaattttagaatttttttaagaaaaagttcAATAGAAGAGACTATTTTTAGAAAGGTGATTTATCGGTTGCAAGAATGGACCATTCTTTGCAAATTCACTGAACTCTCTATTGTAGTTTCTTTAGCCAGAAATCTACTGAAAGGAAAATTACCTGATACTAATCTTTGAAGTTCAAGATGGTTAATCTCCTTTGGTTTATTTTATACTATACTACATGCTCAGGTTATGCTGCTGGTACCGGGCACTTGCTCTAATTCTGTCCCATACTATGACTGAGCTATCCTTGATTTTGGATGGATTTTCTCATATCAGACTCCATTATCTATAATTTGATCCTATCTCTTGGCTCTTTATCCATTGTATTACAATGGCTGAGATGGGAGATAATGATGGAGACTGCAGTATTGTGCTTTTCATAAGATTCAACTTGCTGCAACTTTTTGAACCGATAGtttttgttttttgatttttGGTATTTACTTTTCAGACTTCATATTTCACTAAAATAATCAACaaatttctttttgaaattttttaattataaagttTGTAGATGTTATTTTTGGCTAAGCAAGAACCTCAATATTgtaagttttatttttaatttttttaattttctctatGAATAAAATTGGTGGGTAGTGGATTCTTCCCACTACTCTCCAcacttttctcaaaaaaaaaaaaataataaagcttTTAGGGTATCATCCATTCTCTGGGACAAGCGGATAGGGATTCTATAAATTTAACTCGATTTGTCCTGAGGTCCAAGTTCCCGAATAGGTACGAAAAAGATAAACTTAAAAATTCTTATTATTTCAGTAATCCAACCGAGGCCTGTCTCCATGGTTGGTTCTGGAATGAAAGCTCCGCGTGATGGATTGTACCCAGCTGGCCATTAGGCTATTGAGTCTTGACCAGCTTCTCATGCAAGAGGCTCGTGCCTGAATGCAGGGGATTCCAGAGAGAGCGAGAGCGTGCTAACCCTTTCTccctttcttttgatttttctctTAATTTATTTCTTTAACTCATGCACATCACACGTCTTTTGCTTTTCACTTCTAAATATAATATCAAGACCTAATCATTGTTTCAAGTTTAAGCTCTCTTTAATTAGATGGTTCTTTTGAATATAATCTACTTTGCTCTGATGATATGATTGCCTTAAACTGaagtctttttcctcttttttttttttttttttttaactcttcactttttattttttttattaacggATAATGGATATACTGTTTCCGTGACTATGACATAAACTATCATAAGCAAAGTCACCATTGTATGCTTTGTGAAGTGGAGTCTTTTGGTTCCTCTTTGTTGGGATTCTTTAATCACCAGGCCTTTTGGAACTTTTGAGCTGTTCTCTAGTGGCCATAATTTATAGTTCATTCGAGCCTTGCACTGGAGACTCTTTTCGGATTGCAATCCATTTCTCAGACCTCGTGGCGGAAGATTATGTGAAAGTGTGGTTTGTTCAATTAGACAGCTAATTCATCAGCACTGTTTCGAATATATATCAAGTACGacttaatttttgaatattttttttctgatttccATGGATATATCTATCCATAGATGAATGATTTAATATATCTGTTTTGCTAAAGAAAAAAAACAGAGGCCTACGAGTGCCCAATAGAGATAGGTGTGAGATATACAATTAGTTGGTGATCATTTTCAAATGGTGGCAcagttgctccattatttagttCTAGCCTGCGTCCACCACCAACGGTGGGGTGGCCCATGGCTCCTCACTACCATTCCCAAGTGCGCCGATGGCCCCGTAGAGGCCAATGCTTGGGCTGGTTGAGGTGTAACAACGATGCCAAAGCTGCTCCAAGGAGTGCTTGTAATGTAATCAATTTTAAGAAGTAATTCATGTAACACCCAATACCCATTGAGTTTGGGATTGAACTGGGTCCTTCATGTAGTGCACCATATAGCGGAGTGCTCTCATGCACTTCCCTGAGGGCATCATATGGCTCAGTTTCAATTAATTAAGATATGCACAACCTAGGCTAGATGACCAAAGGCTTATTTTAGATGTAATTGACCAAGTTAACCTCTGCTTGCCTCATAGCCTGGGTGTACAGCTGGAAACATAGAAGACCTCAAGGATCTGGGTTGTGTATTTCAcctgaaagaatgattgatcttctttcacggCATGGACCATTGGTTGGTGCTCCACATGGCTCTCAAGGCACTCCGAACCTCTTGAGTCATCCATCTGTCTAAATTTTATAGTAACAATTGCTCAATCCAATGATAGATGCGTGCAAAAAAGATACATTCATTCTTTTGTGTGAAAAATACAATCTCTATCCAATGTAATGAGTATCGATCCCTTGTAGTGTGTATGTGGCATCCTTCTGAGCCGTCGTCCATCTTGCGATGGATGGCATCCATGAGTGCACTGCAAATGGTGCTGCCAGTGCATCACAGGAGATCCGTGCTCCTATTTAGTAGTGCATTTCTTTCATCTAATACTGCTAGCTTAAGATGAGTGGCTTTGAGTGAATCCAATGCCTGAGGTTTCTTGCTTGGGTTTCCTTTCCCGGTCCCCATAGCTTCGCTGCCGCAATAGGGAAGGAATATATAACGACAGAAAGCCTTTAAGACGGACTGAATACCACTCACAGCTCCAAGGGCGCACCGGAATGATGGATGCGGAAGGCCAGCAAAGCCACCACCCCAAGGACCCTCAAATGAGCAAAGCCCTGAAGAGGGCCCTCGTCGTCCTCAACTGCCTCCTCCTCTTCGTCGGCGACACCGGCGGTCCGCTCCTCTCCCGCCTCTACTTCCGCCACGGCGGCCACCGTCAGTGGCTGGCCAGCTGGCTCGAGACCGGCGGCTGGCCCCTCATCCTCCTCCCCCTCTTCATCTCCTACCTCTACCGCCGCCGCCTCGCCTCCGACCACCACCACCCCACCAAGCTCTTCTTCCTCACCCCTCGCCTCTTCCTCGCCTGCGCCGTCCTCGGCCTCCTGACCGGCACCGACGACTTCCTCTACGCCTACGGGCTCTCCTTCCTCCCTGTCTCCACCTCGGCAATACTCATCTCTACTCAACTGGCCTTCACGGCCTTCTTTGCCTTCCTTATTGTGAAGCAAAAGTTTACGCCTTATTCTATAAACTCTATTGCTTTGCTTAGTGTGGGGGCGGTGATCCTGGGCCTCCACACGAGCTCGGACCGGCCGGATAACGTGAGCCAAGGGCAGTACTTGATGGGGTTCTTTCTGACGCTGGGGACGGCGGCGCTCTACGGATTGGTACTGCCGCTGGTGGAGCTGACGTACCGGAAGGCGAGCCAGGTGATCACGTACACGCTGGTGATGGAGATGCAACTGGTGATGGGGTTCTTTGCCACAGCTTTCTGCACCATTGGAATGCTGGTGAACAAGGACTTTGAGGTAATCTAGAAActcttaaaagaaaataaaatgcaTTTGCACTTTATTTTACTTATGGTTAACTCTTTTAGAAGTTGGTGGTGCCcggtcaaccaaaaaaaaaaaaaaactagttaaGGCAATCATGAGCCTTCCTCTCCGCATGCCTCACCATCACATACCGTGCAGCTCTCGATGGCTGCCATCAGAGGATGGATGACTATCAAAACGGAGACGTCAAGGATTGCACTGCACTGTGATGCAGTTTGCGCATCGTAAAGTTTCCAtattgaaagagagagagagaaaaaaaaaaaaagaaattaaagattaaatAAACAGATTTTACAAACACATCAAATTAAGTTCATGAGGCACAACTATGCTTATTTTTCTTATCGCAACGATCTATTTTGGTCGTTGATGGACCAAAGTTTTTTTGCAAATACCCTAACGTCCTTAAAGGTTAGCGAATTCT
This genomic window from Elaeis guineensis isolate ETL-2024a chromosome 13, EG11, whole genome shotgun sequence contains:
- the LOC105060566 gene encoding purine permease 3 isoform X1; the encoded protein is MRSLSLSLALKVFIASRIICSFFEIKWETKRKEALVHGVEIILDPKQQLQIFWLRCRNREGIYNDRKPLRRTEYHSQLQGRTGMMDAEGQQSHHPKDPQMSKALKRALVVLNCLLLFVGDTGGPLLSRLYFRHGGHRQWLASWLETGGWPLILLPLFISYLYRRRLASDHHHPTKLFFLTPRLFLACAVLGLLTGTDDFLYAYGLSFLPVSTSAILISTQLAFTAFFAFLIVKQKFTPYSINSIALLSVGAVILGLHTSSDRPDNVSQGQYLMGFFLTLGTAALYGLVLPLVELTYRKASQVITYTLVMEMQLVMGFFATAFCTIGMLVNKDFEAIQREARQYGLGEVKYYVVLVWCAILWQCFFLGTVGVIFCVNTLLAGIIIAVLIPVIELFGAIFLHEKFTSEKGVSLALCLWGLASYSYGEYRENKKKKEAALKAQTTGLTRGG
- the LOC105060566 gene encoding purine permease 3 isoform X2, yielding MMDAEGQQSHHPKDPQMSKALKRALVVLNCLLLFVGDTGGPLLSRLYFRHGGHRQWLASWLETGGWPLILLPLFISYLYRRRLASDHHHPTKLFFLTPRLFLACAVLGLLTGTDDFLYAYGLSFLPVSTSAILISTQLAFTAFFAFLIVKQKFTPYSINSIALLSVGAVILGLHTSSDRPDNVSQGQYLMGFFLTLGTAALYGLVLPLVELTYRKASQVITYTLVMEMQLVMGFFATAFCTIGMLVNKDFEAIQREARQYGLGEVKYYVVLVWCAILWQCFFLGTVGVIFCVNTLLAGIIIAVLIPVIELFGAIFLHEKFTSEKGVSLALCLWGLASYSYGEYRENKKKKEAALKAQTTGLTRGG